A section of the Myxocyprinus asiaticus isolate MX2 ecotype Aquarium Trade chromosome 22, UBuf_Myxa_2, whole genome shotgun sequence genome encodes:
- the zgc:92907 gene encoding UDP-N-acetylglucosamine transferase subunit ALG13 homolog, whose translation SPLGAGSCLEALGANKALLIVVNDKLMDNHQLELAKKLQADSHLIYCTCGSLPQTLREIDLSALTTYVPGQPQKFANFLDKTIGLV comes from the exons TCCCCTTTAGGAGCAGGAAGCTGTTTGGAAGCACTTGGAGCTAATAAAGCTCTCCTCATTGTGGTCAATGACAAATTAATGGACAATCACCAGTTGGAGCTTGCAAAGAAGCTGCAGGCAGATTCACATCTAATTTACTGCACTTGCGG TTCTCTGCCTCAGACTTTGAGGGAAATTGACCTATCTGCATTGACAACCTACGTGCCTGGTCAACCTCAGAAATTCGCCAACTTTTTAGATAAGACCATTGGACTTGTCTGA
- the rap2c gene encoding ras-related protein Rap-2c, translating to MKEYKVVVLGSGGVGKSALTVQFVTGTFIEKYDPTIEDFYRKEIEVDSSPSVLEILDTAGTEQFASMRDLYIKNGQGFILVYSLVNQQSFQDIRPMRDQIVRVKRFEKVPLILVGNKVDLESEREVSGSDGRALAQEWGCPFIETSAKSKSMVDELFAEIVRQMNYTTLPEKQEQCCTACVVQ from the exons ATGAAGGAGTACAAGGTAGTTGTGCTGGGCAGTGGCGGCGTGGGCAAGTCCGCACTCACGGTCCAGTTTGTGACCGGGACATTCATCGAGAAATATGACCCAACCATCGAGGATTTCTATAGGAAGGAAATCGAGGTGGATTCGTCTCCCTCGGTGCTGGAGATTCTGGACACCGCTGGGACCGAGCAGTTTGCCTCCATGCGAGATCTTTATATTAAAAATGGGCAAGGCTTTATTTTAGTTTACAGCCTGGTCAATCAGCAGTCATTTCAG GACATCAGACCAATGCGGGACCAGATTGTTCGCGTGAAGCGCTTTGAGAAGGTGCCTCTGATCTTAGTGGGTAATAAAGTGGACCTGGAGTCAGAGCGGGAAGTCTCGGGCTCTGATGGCCGTGCCCTTGCACAAGAGTGGGGCTGCCCCTTCATAGAGACCTCTGCCAAGAGCAAGAGCATGGTGGATGAGTTGTTTGCTGAGATTGTAAGGCAGATGAACTACACCACTTTGCCCGAGAAGCAAGAGCAGTGTTGCACTGCATGCGTTGTGCAATGA